In Shouchella patagoniensis, the following are encoded in one genomic region:
- a CDS encoding winged helix-turn-helix domain-containing protein, with translation MAEPPLRGINDVIHAKARLGIMSLVMSHSYCDFTMLKQKLDLTDGNLGSHILKLEQAGYILVEKTFVNRKPKTIITVTKSGAKAYADYIEALEMLIQAHIAPQKKGKD, from the coding sequence ATGGCTGAACCACCTTTGCGCGGAATAAACGATGTTATTCATGCAAAAGCACGCTTAGGCATTATGAGCTTAGTGATGTCCCACAGCTATTGTGATTTTACAATGCTTAAACAAAAACTTGATTTAACTGATGGGAACCTTGGTTCACACATTCTAAAACTCGAGCAGGCTGGTTACATCCTTGTAGAGAAGACGTTCGTAAACCGAAAACCGAAAACAATCATTACCGTTACCAAATCTGGTGCTAAAGCCTACGCAGACTATATCGAAGCACTTGAAATGCTCATCCAAGCTCACATTGCTCCTCAAAAAAAAGGAAAGGATTGA
- a CDS encoding alpha/beta hydrolase: MKKTFSLKNWLMNMVNVFAALTIILTSFTIFVGYKVTNPAIRLLESTPANFGLDYEDVQFANKVDHLSLSGWWIPSDKQALFKNPKAVIFAHGYGYNRTEMPFSSLELASRMHEEGYHVFMFDFRNSGLSDRAPTTFGGNEKSDLLSAIDYVSQEKGIQDIALMGWSMGAVTSIMAGAEADEVKAVIADSPFADLNEYAKDSFNYWTGLPKSFAEGTTRAIGVIIPDFNPGDVSPVYAAESYPSNKGLFLIHSQKDGAIPFSESQAIHNNSAGSEIWLPEKGGHIRSYFHFQVEYEERVLDFLERQFRKHDPFISDPYYIT, from the coding sequence ATGAAAAAGACCTTCAGCTTAAAAAACTGGCTCATGAACATGGTTAATGTTTTTGCAGCTCTTACTATAATACTTACCTCTTTCACCATTTTTGTTGGTTATAAAGTGACGAACCCTGCGATACGACTTCTTGAAAGCACTCCAGCAAATTTCGGGCTTGACTACGAAGATGTCCAATTTGCTAATAAAGTAGATCATCTTTCACTAAGCGGTTGGTGGATTCCTTCAGATAAACAAGCTCTATTTAAAAATCCAAAAGCAGTTATTTTTGCGCATGGGTATGGATATAACCGAACCGAAATGCCTTTTAGTAGTCTAGAACTGGCAAGTAGAATGCATGAAGAAGGCTATCATGTCTTTATGTTCGATTTCCGCAACTCTGGATTATCTGATAGAGCACCAACTACGTTTGGTGGAAACGAGAAATCCGACTTATTAAGCGCGATTGATTATGTTAGCCAAGAAAAAGGAATTCAAGACATTGCATTAATGGGCTGGTCAATGGGTGCAGTTACTTCCATTATGGCTGGAGCAGAGGCTGATGAAGTAAAAGCTGTAATTGCCGATAGTCCGTTTGCCGATTTAAATGAATACGCTAAAGATAGCTTTAACTACTGGACTGGATTACCGAAATCATTTGCTGAAGGAACAACAAGAGCAATTGGTGTTATCATACCTGACTTTAATCCTGGTGACGTGTCTCCAGTCTATGCTGCTGAATCCTACCCATCAAATAAAGGGCTGTTTTTGATTCATAGTCAAAAGGACGGAGCAATTCCTTTCTCTGAATCTCAAGCGATTCATAACAACTCAGCGGGCAGCGAAATATGGTTACCAGAAAAGGGTGGTCATATACGGAGTTACTTTCACTTCCAAGTAGAATATGAGGAACGCGTATTAGATTTTCTTGAGCGGCAGTTCCGAAAACATGATCCATTTATATCAGACCCCTATTATATTACTTAA
- a CDS encoding winged helix-turn-helix domain-containing protein, whose translation MLDSMAVTLKQQKLISHPLRSNIIRLLSTTPMTAKQVADHYNKTTGSIHYHIQQLFINELLEIDHTNSINGIVEKYYRAKATHFHLENEPPTNALIQKVHAVPLTSDDLRRLNDEVSELILKYTNKKADPDQGDQIEHKITFSVEPKIT comes from the coding sequence ATGCTTGACTCAATGGCTGTGACGTTAAAACAACAAAAATTAATATCTCATCCTTTACGAAGTAATATTATTCGTTTATTATCTACTACGCCAATGACCGCTAAACAAGTAGCGGATCACTACAATAAGACAACTGGCAGCATTCATTATCATATCCAACAACTTTTTATAAACGAGCTATTAGAAATTGATCATACCAATTCAATTAACGGAATCGTAGAGAAATATTATCGTGCTAAGGCGACTCATTTTCATTTAGAAAACGAACCTCCTACCAACGCACTTATTCAAAAAGTCCATGCCGTACCTCTTACAAGTGATGATCTTCGTCGTTTAAATGATGAAGTTAGTGAACTGATCTTAAAATATACAAATAAGAAAGCGGACCCAGATCAAGGCGATCAAATCGAACATAAAATTACGTTTTCCGTAGAACCAAAAATCACTTGA
- a CDS encoding ABC transporter ATP-binding protein: protein MLTVEKLNKAYGKKHVLKNISLSIPNGTCYGLIGPNGSGKSTLMKIIAEIVTCDSGTLRYSTKNNRSLGYVPQDISLEESISASANLRFFGKIHNLDKETVRKREELVLEQIGLKGQSKDKVNTFSGGMKRRLNIGCALMHNPDFIIMDEPTVGVDPQSRKSIFSIVEQLKKQGKTVIYVSHYMEEIERLCDYVAFIDEGNIVEAGSIMTILDHHAEPSVYIEGENLPEELFTQFNTPKKQQGNGWLIETSNTLKTLASVANHCNQHKISPTHLALSRPKLEDVFFSLTGTTLRDNNEKG, encoded by the coding sequence ATGTTAACTGTGGAAAAATTGAATAAAGCTTATGGTAAAAAGCACGTCTTAAAGAATATCTCTTTATCAATTCCTAACGGGACTTGCTATGGCCTCATTGGTCCAAATGGTTCAGGAAAATCTACATTAATGAAGATTATTGCTGAAATTGTTACCTGTGATTCAGGTACTCTTCGCTATAGCACGAAGAACAATCGATCTTTAGGCTACGTTCCTCAAGACATCAGTCTTGAGGAATCGATTAGTGCCAGTGCCAACTTACGTTTCTTCGGAAAAATTCACAACCTAGATAAGGAGACCGTACGTAAACGTGAAGAGCTTGTCCTTGAGCAAATTGGTTTAAAAGGCCAAAGCAAAGATAAAGTGAATACATTCTCTGGAGGAATGAAACGTCGGCTTAACATTGGATGTGCATTAATGCACAATCCTGATTTCATTATTATGGATGAACCTACGGTAGGAGTTGATCCTCAATCCAGAAAATCAATTTTTTCGATCGTTGAACAATTGAAAAAACAAGGAAAAACGGTGATCTACGTAAGCCACTATATGGAGGAAATAGAAAGGCTCTGTGACTATGTCGCATTTATTGATGAAGGAAACATTGTTGAAGCCGGAAGTATCATGACTATTCTGGATCACCACGCTGAACCATCTGTTTATATTGAAGGCGAGAATCTACCAGAAGAATTGTTTACACAGTTCAACACACCAAAAAAACAACAGGGGAACGGTTGGCTCATAGAGACAAGCAATACACTCAAAACTCTTGCTAGTGTAGCGAATCATTGCAATCAACATAAAATTTCCCCAACACATTTAGCATTATCACGACCAAAATTAGAAGACGTGTTTTTCTCATTAACAGGTACAACTTTACGCGATAATAACGAAAAGGGGTGA
- a CDS encoding HD domain-containing protein, translating to MRICDEIYGTVKLSGVLGELMNSQLVQRLKGIHQGGASYLVNPTWNVTRFDHSVGVMMLVKKLGGTEEEQIASLLHDVSHTAFSHVSDLVFDHKNEDYHEFIYEQMVASSSIPTILRQEGMDWKKLLLDDSKWTLLEQSAPELCADRVDYTLRDMYTYGKITLEEVHWFLAQLAVVNGRMFCTDLFAAEWFVETYYKEVIGFFMDPLNIYGYDRLALVLKRALAIEVISKDDFLKEDNQLIAQLSTSDDHEIQTLLNELSTSVQVEETLEESHIHRKTKVRLINPSIVKDGSLVPASTLSKRIRLMNEAAKVKAEKGVSLKVHD from the coding sequence ATGAGGATTTGCGATGAGATCTATGGAACAGTTAAATTGAGTGGAGTGTTGGGTGAGTTAATGAATAGTCAGCTGGTCCAACGATTAAAAGGGATCCATCAAGGAGGAGCTAGTTATTTAGTGAATCCAACTTGGAATGTGACGAGGTTTGATCATTCAGTCGGTGTCATGATGCTTGTTAAAAAGCTTGGTGGAACTGAAGAAGAGCAAATTGCTAGCCTGTTGCATGATGTTTCTCATACTGCTTTTTCCCATGTGAGTGATCTTGTATTTGACCATAAAAATGAAGATTATCATGAATTTATTTATGAGCAAATGGTTGCTAGTTCTAGTATCCCAACTATATTGCGGCAAGAGGGAATGGATTGGAAGAAACTCTTATTAGATGATTCAAAGTGGACCTTATTGGAGCAGTCTGCTCCAGAACTATGCGCTGATCGAGTTGATTATACACTACGAGATATGTATACATATGGAAAAATTACGCTTGAAGAAGTCCATTGGTTTCTAGCACAGTTGGCAGTAGTAAATGGACGGATGTTCTGTACAGACCTCTTTGCTGCCGAATGGTTTGTAGAAACGTATTATAAAGAAGTTATTGGTTTTTTTATGGACCCGTTAAATATTTACGGATATGATCGCCTAGCTCTTGTTTTAAAAAGAGCATTGGCTATAGAAGTTATATCGAAAGACGATTTCTTAAAAGAAGACAATCAACTTATAGCACAGCTATCAACTTCTGATGATCATGAAATACAAACTCTACTTAATGAACTCTCTACGAGTGTGCAAGTTGAAGAAACACTGGAAGAATCTCATATCCATCGTAAAACAAAAGTCCGTCTTATTAATCCTTCCATAGTTAAGGATGGAAGTCTAGTTCCAGCATCAACACTCTCTAAACGAATTCGACTTATGAACGAAGCAGCTAAAGTAAAAGCAGAAAAAGGCGTTTCTCTTAAAGTGCATGATTGA
- a CDS encoding ArsR/SmtB family transcription factor codes for MKKHEAMEINLKQQKVISDPLRTQIIQLLDEKPMTPKQTADRLNKNPGTIYYHIQQLFKHDILEIDHVSTNKGIVEKYYKSKATFFKSPREENEEFHSKSQVFLTMSEELLEAMNFDIQELFYEYGKKAMEETSNKKAYQCEFLVKEYEEVKIEKEEEGE; via the coding sequence ATGAAAAAACATGAGGCAATGGAAATTAACTTAAAGCAACAGAAAGTGATTTCTGATCCATTACGTACACAAATTATCCAGTTACTTGACGAGAAACCGATGACACCAAAGCAAACGGCGGATCGTCTTAATAAGAACCCTGGCACAATTTATTATCATATTCAGCAACTGTTCAAGCATGACATTTTAGAGATTGATCATGTAAGTACCAATAAGGGAATCGTTGAAAAATACTATAAATCGAAAGCGACGTTTTTTAAAAGTCCTAGGGAAGAAAATGAGGAATTTCATTCGAAAAGCCAAGTGTTTTTGACAATGTCAGAAGAGTTACTTGAAGCAATGAACTTTGATATTCAGGAGTTATTTTATGAGTATGGTAAGAAAGCAATGGAGGAAACGAGTAATAAAAAAGCATATCAGTGTGAATTCTTAGTGAAAGAGTATGAAGAGGTGAAAATTGAAAAAGAGGAGGAGGGGGAATGA
- a CDS encoding GNAT family N-acetyltransferase — protein MHLQQVAAQLATYYGKNDKVEAVILGGSVAKGWEDSYSDIELLVLWTEAPADEDRKKPIQAVDGKILSFEAFEEEEWSEAYVTEGIKLEISSFLTSTITDWLKDVVDDFDDDVNKQMIASLLVTGKSLYGGDVFEYLHKKAIAYPGQLGNNMVANHINLGNSWSNREALLFRGDWFMLRAVMQSVQSKVLAQLFGLNRVYLQHPLYKWQKKCVETMYIKPERFTERMEKVILSHPAEGLPILETLVKDLIKLITIHEPSIQIDQKRIDYLRPKQRSVMLVQLDKGDADALFAFEVENRSYFEKMVPGRGDDYYNFPIFLKRLDVLLKEQEKQAGAYYLIKDETGIVGRINLVISNESADLGYRVGERFTGNGVAKQALSLAISEARTIPGLRKLVAKTTTANIGSQKVLECNGFVRMAVEEKPFEWKGQMQQFVHFERSLTDRSRSSVVLTKKSKVALIKRELRNETYYVFPGGGVEEGESLEEAARREAFEELGVHVNLNKCIATIDFNGKQYFFSATIQAGIFGTGQGEEFVYSDRNKGTYEPVWLEIDQLRDIDVRPKEIVEVISKRLKE, from the coding sequence ATGCACTTACAACAAGTGGCTGCACAACTAGCAACCTATTATGGAAAAAACGATAAAGTAGAAGCTGTTATTTTAGGAGGATCGGTCGCAAAAGGCTGGGAAGATTCTTATTCAGATATTGAGCTACTTGTACTGTGGACGGAGGCCCCAGCAGATGAAGATAGAAAAAAGCCAATTCAAGCAGTAGACGGTAAGATTCTATCATTTGAGGCTTTTGAGGAAGAAGAATGGTCAGAAGCATATGTCACTGAAGGGATAAAACTGGAAATTAGCAGTTTTTTAACAAGCACGATAACTGACTGGTTGAAAGATGTAGTGGATGATTTTGATGATGATGTGAATAAACAAATGATTGCTTCTTTGCTAGTCACTGGAAAGTCGCTTTATGGAGGGGATGTTTTTGAATACTTACACAAAAAAGCAATTGCTTATCCAGGTCAGTTAGGAAATAATATGGTTGCCAACCATATTAATTTAGGGAATTCCTGGAGTAATCGAGAAGCGCTTCTTTTTCGAGGCGATTGGTTTATGTTGCGCGCAGTTATGCAGTCAGTACAGTCGAAGGTCTTAGCACAACTATTTGGTTTAAATAGAGTTTATCTTCAACATCCATTATACAAGTGGCAAAAAAAATGTGTTGAAACGATGTACATAAAGCCTGAACGTTTTACTGAACGAATGGAAAAAGTAATTTTGAGTCACCCGGCAGAGGGTTTGCCAATCTTAGAAACATTAGTAAAAGACTTGATTAAGCTGATAACAATACATGAACCGAGTATTCAAATTGATCAAAAAAGAATCGATTATTTACGTCCGAAGCAACGTAGTGTCATGCTTGTTCAATTAGATAAGGGGGATGCGGATGCATTATTTGCATTTGAAGTAGAGAACCGTTCCTATTTCGAAAAGATGGTACCAGGACGAGGCGACGACTATTACAACTTTCCGATATTTCTAAAACGACTTGATGTTTTACTAAAAGAACAGGAAAAACAAGCTGGTGCATATTATTTAATAAAGGATGAAACAGGCATTGTTGGGCGGATAAATCTTGTAATTAGCAATGAGAGTGCAGACCTTGGTTACAGAGTAGGTGAACGTTTTACGGGAAATGGAGTGGCTAAGCAGGCACTTTCACTTGCTATCTCTGAAGCAAGGACGATTCCAGGTTTAAGAAAGCTTGTTGCTAAAACCACAACAGCTAACATTGGTTCACAAAAAGTATTAGAATGTAATGGTTTTGTGAGAATGGCAGTTGAAGAGAAGCCATTTGAGTGGAAAGGACAAATGCAACAGTTTGTACATTTTGAACGGTCACTAACGGATCGATCAAGGAGTTCCGTCGTTCTGACTAAAAAGAGCAAAGTTGCTTTAATTAAGCGGGAACTTAGAAATGAAACGTATTATGTGTTTCCAGGGGGTGGAGTTGAAGAAGGAGAGAGCTTAGAGGAAGCAGCAAGAAGAGAAGCATTTGAAGAACTAGGAGTTCACGTTAATTTAAATAAATGTATAGCGACGATTGATTTTAATGGAAAACAGTATTTTTTTAGTGCAACGATCCAAGCAGGTATATTTGGGACAGGACAAGGTGAAGAGTTTGTTTATTCAGACCGGAATAAAGGAACGTATGAACCAGTTTGGCTTGAAATCGATCAATTAAGAGACATCGATGTAAGGCCGAAGGAAATTGTGGAAGTAATCAGTAAGAGGTTAAAAGAGTAA
- a CDS encoding DinB family protein, with amino-acid sequence MYMYRNDCRKILLPYLVNLSEEEWFKQTVYYPKNIAWIIAHIVDSEDYWINEVWLKKPSIVNLHEKSKPAEILKAYTDIRTYSDQLFINQSPSEMDTLIEVPEFGDGWKPPSPPTVKWLFNHLYSHEIYHVGQLAIIARLNDITPPPF; translated from the coding sequence ATGTATATGTATAGAAATGACTGTAGAAAAATTCTACTTCCTTATTTAGTAAATCTCTCAGAAGAAGAATGGTTTAAACAAACCGTTTATTATCCAAAGAATATCGCCTGGATCATTGCTCATATTGTTGATTCAGAGGATTATTGGATTAATGAAGTCTGGTTGAAAAAACCAAGTATAGTAAACCTCCATGAGAAAAGCAAACCAGCAGAAATACTAAAAGCATATACTGATATCCGAACGTATAGTGATCAATTGTTTATAAACCAATCACCAAGTGAGATGGATACGTTAATTGAAGTACCAGAGTTTGGAGATGGATGGAAACCGCCCTCTCCTCCTACGGTTAAATGGCTTTTTAACCATCTGTATTCCCATGAAATCTATCATGTCGGTCAACTAGCAATCATTGCTCGATTAAATGATATTACCCCTCCACCGTTTTAA
- a CDS encoding response regulator transcription factor, which yields MINIFIAEDQVILRDALTSLLDMENDIEVIGTAGSGKAVLDFSKLHDVDLLLMDIEMPDGTGLETAAALQQQGFEGKIALLTTFSRAGYIEKAMTIGVNGYLLKDEPIEELIKAIRRIINGKKAISPMLGDLLFNLKSNPLSEREQDIMRRVQQGKSTEQIAREAHLTLGTVRNYVSSAMQKLETTNRYEAVQLAEEKGWL from the coding sequence ATGATAAACATATTTATTGCAGAAGACCAAGTTATTCTTCGGGATGCACTAACTTCCTTACTTGATATGGAAAATGATATTGAAGTAATCGGAACTGCCGGGTCGGGAAAAGCAGTACTAGATTTTTCGAAATTACATGATGTTGACCTCTTATTAATGGATATTGAAATGCCTGATGGAACGGGTCTTGAGACGGCGGCTGCTTTGCAACAACAAGGCTTTGAAGGAAAAATTGCGCTTTTAACAACTTTCTCTCGAGCGGGTTATATTGAAAAAGCAATGACAATTGGTGTTAATGGCTATCTTCTTAAAGATGAACCTATTGAAGAGTTAATTAAAGCGATTCGCCGTATCATTAATGGCAAAAAAGCCATTTCTCCTATGCTCGGAGATCTGTTGTTTAATTTAAAAAGCAATCCATTATCAGAACGCGAACAGGATATCATGAGAAGAGTGCAACAAGGAAAGTCAACAGAACAAATTGCAAGAGAAGCTCATTTGACCCTCGGTACGGTTCGCAATTACGTATCAAGTGCTATGCAGAAGTTAGAAACAACGAATAGATATGAAGCTGTACAGCTTGCCGAAGAAAAAGGTTGGCTCTAG
- a CDS encoding MFS transporter yields MKSFVNERNFLILLSGVFINGLGGGIYAVSGMLLVLFLSGSVLYSGFAFFAVTLASAMAFLIAPFANYVTYKKGLIVCEILKSALLFTIPLFYATIGLNVYYVLILLFVVALLAQFTYPIESTIMPIIVGKENIIKANSYLHTIREGMDIAFVAGAGILVAFIGPVQAILITAICHLLSSLTYTLFTFQQNEVSADKQTIRELVNAYTTDLKAGISYMRNSLIPKMIVSIVFINLAMGVMMPNLPAFALIKGDGNEIIYGFYLAGLSLGIMIGAMITSKVKEIGFGRLTIISFCGTGLLWMGAALLPVIPSLLLFCTGAISIGIINILIFSAIQQQVDSALIGRVITVLTSAASIGMPFGALLGGVIGATFTPVVPVFICGGAMIICSISWLCSSVLRKLPKIDEAKLFPEKQAEEAM; encoded by the coding sequence ATGAAATCCTTTGTGAATGAAAGGAATTTCCTGATTTTATTATCAGGTGTGTTTATAAACGGACTTGGTGGTGGTATTTATGCAGTGTCAGGAATGTTGCTTGTTTTGTTTTTAAGCGGCAGTGTGCTTTATTCTGGGTTTGCATTTTTTGCTGTCACACTTGCAAGCGCGATGGCATTTCTTATTGCACCATTTGCCAATTATGTGACGTATAAGAAAGGATTAATTGTTTGTGAGATTTTGAAGTCAGCGCTTTTGTTCACAATTCCATTGTTTTACGCGACAATTGGTCTTAACGTCTATTATGTACTTATCTTGTTATTTGTTGTTGCCCTTCTTGCCCAGTTTACTTATCCGATCGAATCAACGATCATGCCAATCATTGTTGGTAAGGAAAATATAATTAAAGCAAATTCATATTTACACACGATCCGTGAAGGGATGGATATTGCTTTTGTTGCTGGAGCTGGGATACTCGTCGCTTTTATTGGACCGGTTCAAGCCATTCTTATTACCGCAATTTGCCATCTCCTATCCTCCTTAACGTACACTCTTTTTACTTTTCAACAAAATGAGGTTTCCGCAGATAAGCAAACAATTCGCGAGCTAGTCAATGCATATACAACGGATTTAAAAGCAGGAATTAGTTATATGCGGAATTCTCTTATTCCTAAGATGATTGTCTCAATCGTATTCATAAATTTAGCAATGGGAGTTATGATGCCAAACTTACCTGCATTTGCGTTAATTAAAGGGGATGGCAACGAGATCATATATGGCTTTTACTTAGCGGGATTATCACTCGGAATTATGATAGGAGCGATGATAACTTCGAAAGTAAAGGAAATAGGATTTGGGCGCCTGACAATTATTAGCTTTTGTGGCACGGGGTTGCTGTGGATGGGTGCGGCACTTCTGCCAGTTATTCCGTCATTACTTCTTTTTTGTACAGGTGCAATTTCAATTGGTATCATTAATATACTGATATTTTCGGCAATTCAACAACAAGTGGATTCGGCCTTGATCGGTCGTGTCATTACGGTATTAACAAGTGCAGCTTCAATCGGGATGCCTTTTGGTGCACTATTGGGTGGTGTGATTGGTGCTACGTTTACCCCAGTCGTACCTGTCTTTATTTGCGGGGGAGCGATGATTATTTGTAGCATCAGTTGGCTTTGTAGTTCTGTATTAAGGAAGCTACCTAAAATCGATGAGGCGAAATTATTTCCAGAAAAACAAGCGGAGGAGGCAATGTAA
- a CDS encoding ABC transporter permease, which produces MWPIAQIETMKQIQDRSLLFWTLILPVIFIILFIEVFGVDGVSRSAVASQTVTGMSVFFAAFIIISIVITFVKDREKGIVARLASTPLSPAEFFVGKALPFLVITVGQIVILSSLGIVFYGMEINQYFTYFFVISLFSLMITSWGIAIALFSKTENTGIVMAQVIAMGTALVSGLWMPFDTLPDFLQTLGKILPQYWAHQGMLSAVPTLPGGEALWLVSLIIGAYTIAGFILSLFAYRTYLKMARN; this is translated from the coding sequence ATGTGGCCTATTGCTCAAATAGAAACAATGAAACAAATTCAAGATCGCTCTCTCTTATTTTGGACATTGATCCTACCGGTCATTTTCATTATTCTTTTTATTGAGGTGTTTGGCGTAGATGGTGTTTCACGGTCTGCTGTAGCTTCACAAACGGTAACTGGAATGAGTGTATTCTTTGCCGCTTTTATCATCATTTCAATTGTCATTACATTCGTAAAAGATAGAGAAAAAGGAATTGTTGCTAGACTTGCAAGTACTCCCCTTTCACCTGCCGAATTTTTTGTTGGAAAAGCGTTACCTTTCCTCGTCATTACAGTGGGACAAATTGTCATTTTATCATCACTCGGCATTGTATTTTATGGCATGGAAATCAATCAATATTTCACTTATTTTTTTGTGATTTCTTTATTCTCCCTCATGATTACATCCTGGGGCATTGCCATTGCTCTTTTTTCAAAAACAGAGAATACAGGGATTGTAATGGCCCAAGTGATTGCTATGGGCACGGCACTCGTTAGCGGTTTGTGGATGCCATTTGACACATTGCCAGATTTCCTTCAAACATTAGGAAAAATTTTACCGCAGTACTGGGCTCATCAAGGTATGCTTTCAGCTGTTCCAACCTTACCTGGGGGAGAAGCACTTTGGCTTGTTTCACTCATCATCGGTGCGTATACAATCGCTGGTTTTATTCTTTCATTATTTGCTTATCGAACATATTTAAAGATGGCTCGAAATTAA
- a CDS encoding HIT domain-containing protein, protein MTEDFYCDEVLSGKTRVNKVMETENVLAYYHTKPFYPVHIVAIPKRHIPSLLTLEEEDNVLLLELMTVIKTVAKQVTEEHGACRVLTNLGNYQDSKHLHWHIASGAPLKNPDGNA, encoded by the coding sequence ATGACAGAAGACTTTTATTGTGACGAAGTATTAAGTGGAAAAACAAGAGTGAATAAAGTAATGGAAACTGAAAATGTTCTTGCTTATTACCATACGAAACCCTTTTATCCTGTTCATATTGTTGCTATTCCAAAACGTCATATTCCTTCACTTCTTACACTTGAAGAAGAAGACAATGTGTTGTTGCTAGAACTAATGACCGTTATAAAAACAGTAGCAAAACAAGTAACAGAAGAACATGGTGCATGTCGAGTATTAACGAATCTTGGTAACTATCAAGACTCAAAGCATCTACACTGGCATATTGCTTCAGGAGCACCACTTAAAAATCCGGATGGCAACGCATGA
- a CDS encoding sensor histidine kinase produces MKGCLLVLSFYPRDQLKSTLFLDICMFVFFLFNLLQSPSAVPIWLRLFLFLTIAALYYVVLWKKDWLFLVASAIGIALFIILAIHIDPVLLVYLFIFSDSSGKVRLWPHLSISLFLLTSCYFIVFAVIENNPVAFLTTAFAPFLFLQLILPFVVRFIKRAHSLEKDLAAARSEIEAYVKEEERNRIARDLHDTLGHTLAVIKFKSELAIRLTEQKPEAARKEMEYVLDEARRAAKQVREVVTELKHVQIQVEIKQAFVLFEGTYISFIVRGDEDIPALTEATETMTALSIREALVNCYKHSRADQVLLHFFIKDGYLNCLIKDDGVGSDRSTRKRGDGLESIKERMRLIGGFCEWHSTKQRGTEVHLRAPLS; encoded by the coding sequence TTGAAAGGGTGTCTACTTGTGCTTTCTTTTTATCCGCGTGATCAATTAAAATCTACCTTGTTTTTGGATATATGTATGTTTGTATTTTTTCTTTTTAACCTGTTGCAGTCTCCTTCTGCAGTACCCATTTGGTTGCGCCTTTTCCTTTTTTTGACCATTGCAGCTTTGTACTATGTCGTGCTTTGGAAAAAAGACTGGTTGTTTTTAGTGGCAAGTGCTATTGGTATCGCCTTATTTATCATACTAGCTATTCACATCGATCCAGTTCTGCTCGTCTATTTATTCATTTTTTCTGACAGTAGTGGAAAAGTGAGATTGTGGCCTCACTTGAGTATTTCCTTGTTTTTGTTAACATCATGTTATTTTATTGTATTTGCTGTCATAGAAAATAACCCGGTTGCTTTTCTGACAACCGCATTTGCACCATTTCTCTTTTTGCAACTCATTCTTCCTTTTGTTGTCCGATTTATTAAACGTGCTCACAGCCTTGAAAAAGACTTGGCCGCAGCTAGAAGTGAGATTGAGGCTTATGTAAAAGAAGAAGAACGAAATCGAATTGCCAGGGACCTTCATGACACTCTTGGGCATACACTTGCTGTCATTAAGTTTAAAAGCGAACTAGCAATCCGCTTAACCGAACAAAAACCTGAAGCTGCGAGAAAAGAAATGGAGTATGTGCTAGACGAAGCACGACGAGCAGCGAAACAAGTGCGCGAGGTTGTAACCGAATTAAAACATGTTCAAATTCAAGTCGAAATTAAACAAGCATTTGTTTTGTTTGAAGGCACTTATATTTCATTTATTGTCCGTGGTGATGAGGACATTCCCGCCTTAACTGAAGCAACAGAAACAATGACTGCTTTATCTATTCGTGAGGCGCTTGTTAACTGTTACAAACATAGTCGAGCGGATCAAGTATTACTCCACTTTTTTATAAAAGACGGATATCTAAACTGTTTAATTAAAGATGATGGAGTTGGCTCTGATCGTTCGACACGTAAACGAGGTGACGGTCTCGAGTCGATTAAAGAGCGCATGCGGTTAATTGGCGGTTTTTGCGAGTGGCATAGTACCAAACAACGAGGGACAGAAGTACATTTACGAGCACCACTATCCTAA